DNA sequence from the Verrucomicrobiia bacterium genome:
AATGCACGTCGAGATGGCCAGCCGCGAATTCGCCGAACTCGATGCCATCACCCCGATCGCCGCCCGTTGCGACGTCGCCGTCGGCGTCATCGACGTGAAGAGTTACTACCTCGAGACCCCCGACGACATCGCCCGCCGCGTCCGGCGCTGCCTCGAACTCGCCCCCGCCGACCGTCTCGTCTTCGCCCCCGACTGCGGACTCAGCCAGACCGCCCGCTGGGCCGCCCGTCGCAAACTCGCCAGCCTCGTCACCGGCGTCGCCCTCGAACGGAAAAGGCTCTGACCCGGCGGCGCTCCAATCCCGGCGGGACCCCGTCGTGGCGGTCCGACGGGATCGTTCCATCGTAATCGGTCTCGCATCCCATCGGCGCATGGAGTAACCACTGCCAGCATCATGACTGCGCCTTTTCCCACCCTCCTCGCGATGCTCGGATGGCCCGAGATCATCGGCATTCTCATTGTCCTCGGCTTCCTGGCATTGGGGGCGGCCGTTGTGGTGGGCCTTGTGGTCTTCCTGATCCTCCGCTCCACTCGAAGCCCGAACAGCCCGAGCCGCCAAACCGCACCCCCATCGCAGCCGTCCCCGCCACCGGTGCAGGAAAATGTGCAACTCGAGTCGAATCAGGCAGGATCCCGTGGCGAGGGCGCCGTCTCCGCACACGACCCGCGGGAAACGGCGTCTTGATCCGCCGGAATGGGGACCGCCGGCGACTCGCGCGACAACGCCACCACCGAGGCGAGCGCGCACAGGATTCCCAAACCCTCCACAACACCAATCCTCTCGCCCAGCACCAGCACCGCGATGGGCACGCTGACCACCGGGTATAATCCGCTCAACGGCGCAACCACCGCCGCCTTCCCGCCCCGTGCATAGGCCGCCAGCATCGAGGCATTGCCCAGGGCCAGAAAAAATCCCAGCGCCAGCCCCAAACCCCACACCTCTCCCGTCATCGCCTCCGGCCACGATTCGCGCCACGCCAGCACCATCCCCACCGGCACGTACGCCAGCAGATAACAGAACGCCGCCAGCTCGGCGACCACATGGCGGGTCGCAACCTTCTGCAGAAACCCCGACATGCCCCAAAGCGCGATGGGCACCAGCGCCAGGACCACCGCCGACGAAAGCCAACCGCCCCCGCCAGGCCCGTTGAACAGCCAGATGGCCGCCAGGGACAACCCCAGCCCCAGGCACTGCACCCGGTTCAATCGCTCCCCCAGAATCCATACCGCCAGCAGCACCGTCACCAGTGGATACATCGCCGTCAATGACACCACCGTGGCCACCTTCTCACCCCTCCCCAACACCCCGTAATACGCCACGTTCCCCAGGCAGGTCACCGTCCCTCCCGCCATCGCCAGTCCAATGCCCCGCCATGCCCCCTTCCGCCAGGCACCGCGGCTCCGCACCGCAAGCGCCCCCAGCAGGGGCAACATCCCCAGCGTGGACAAGGCCTGGCTCCCCCCGGCCGATAGCGCCTCGCCCAGCCCCCGGGATAACACAGCCCAAATGCCCCATGACCCGAGGGCGATACATGTCCAGACCCACCACGCAGGCATGACGCCATCCAA
Encoded proteins:
- a CDS encoding DMT family transporter, producing the protein MPAWWVWTCIALGSWGIWAVLSRGLGEALSAGGSQALSTLGMLPLLGALAVRSRGAWRKGAWRGIGLAMAGGTVTCLGNVAYYGVLGRGEKVATVVSLTAMYPLVTVLLAVWILGERLNRVQCLGLGLSLAAIWLFNGPGGGGWLSSAVVLALVPIALWGMSGFLQKVATRHVVAELAAFCYLLAYVPVGMVLAWRESWPEAMTGEVWGLGLALGFFLALGNASMLAAYARGGKAAVVAPLSGLYPVVSVPIAVLVLGERIGVVEGLGILCALASVVALSRESPAVPIPADQDAVSRGSCAETAPSPRDPA